A window of the Desulfovibrio legallii genome harbors these coding sequences:
- a CDS encoding LysO family transporter — translation MFIALGLTFLGMAVGFLLRKGPWPGRLTRGITPVIMLLLLGLGIAVGGNAALMEALPRLGGAALALTLAGVAGSLVCTLLAGRLFRRGPGSTSAPAHANEDTHEDC, via the coding sequence ATGTTCATTGCATTGGGGTTAACCTTCCTTGGCATGGCCGTGGGCTTTCTGCTGCGCAAAGGCCCCTGGCCGGGCCGGTTGACGCGCGGCATTACTCCGGTAATCATGCTCCTGCTGCTGGGCCTGGGCATTGCCGTGGGCGGCAACGCCGCCCTGATGGAGGCTTTGCCCCGCCTGGGCGGCGCGGCCCTGGCCCTCACCTTGGCGGGCGTGGCCGGGTCTCTGGTCTGCACCCTGCTGGCGGGCCGGCTTTTCCGTCGTGGGCCCGGCTCCACGTCCGCCCCTGCCCACGCCAACGAGGATACGCATGAAGACTGTTGA
- a CDS encoding carbonic anhydrase has protein sequence MKTVEHLLQGNAFFQRTYFKKHEAQLLDLVAHGQQPRALFIGCADSRVIPSLITNAPPGQLFVLRNVGNFVAPYKPDEDYHATAAGIEYAVTALNVAEVIICGHTHCGAIEALFAGKDEDGAFVHTRKWLSLGKKAKEMALLALGRQADKEPLLRLAEKLSIVFQIENLMTYPCVRDRVREGSLHVHGWLYHIESGAMRYYDPDEHDFLALNPQTDAVPSRP, from the coding sequence ATGAAGACTGTTGAACATCTGCTTCAGGGCAACGCCTTTTTCCAGCGCACATATTTTAAGAAGCACGAGGCCCAGCTGCTGGACCTGGTGGCCCACGGCCAGCAGCCCAGGGCGCTCTTTATCGGCTGCGCGGATTCGCGGGTCATTCCCTCGCTCATCACCAACGCGCCTCCGGGCCAGCTCTTTGTGCTGCGCAACGTGGGCAACTTCGTGGCCCCCTACAAGCCGGACGAGGACTACCACGCCACGGCGGCGGGCATTGAATACGCGGTCACGGCCCTGAACGTCGCGGAGGTCATCATCTGCGGGCACACCCATTGCGGGGCCATTGAGGCCCTGTTCGCAGGCAAGGACGAGGACGGAGCCTTTGTCCACACCCGCAAGTGGCTTTCTCTGGGCAAAAAGGCCAAAGAAATGGCCCTGCTGGCCCTGGGCAGGCAGGCGGACAAAGAGCCCCTGCTGCGCCTTGCGGAAAAGCTCTCCATCGTTTTCCAGATCGAAAACCTCATGACCTACCCCTGCGTGCGCGACCGGGTGCGGGAGGGAAGCCTGCACGTCCACGGCTGGCTTTACCATATCGAATCAGGGGCCATGCGCTATTACGACCCTGACGAGCACGACTTCCTGGCCCTGAACCCGCAGACGGACGCCGTGCCGTCCCGGCCCTGA